One stretch of Scatophagus argus isolate fScaArg1 chromosome 18, fScaArg1.pri, whole genome shotgun sequence DNA includes these proteins:
- the LOC124049219 gene encoding basic helix-loop-helix domain-containing protein USF3, whose amino-acid sequence MPEMTETQTPGRKPKKKKNKESHNAVERHRKEKINAGINRIGNLLPCSQALKQSKNMILDQAFRYINELKKQNDTMLLEGGDKVQAEEIRRLRRQLEELRRESAHYIELLKAHDINLLEDPTVHWKGKQRCAKVAKVTPTHQLPKGIIVYSNGNVMCPAGSETSPAKQPSEALILQPPSDVSARLRVNGAVLHVNTSSSTPALVPGSAATPTQSATGLRMVEQCVVETPAAAPTLPPSVSYITLQIPAATSALPQQPQPVAPAPTLTVAATSSPQLPSESPAQPVSSLTTVTQATTTSRAAASVVCSCVTQDTAMRNVSYTAIPNSQALLRAGAAGSTQTTWTTLQMAGNTVQPVCQSLSPPEVINTTQTVQQVTVCPVGTKPSVQPIQIQMQPHVPVQQAPITAHIQAQPFQRPPQLRPAILNQAQPQPQPVLAPQPQCAVLPQAAIVPQPAVVAHPAIVSQPQPAVLQPASMVPHPQAALIPQPQPALVPQQQATVLPLLQTMQVLQVNPTGGTASAVTAPQNTNNPSVVILQQASTCPTQSVVREEMTNQTPCQHIVIIQAPNQAAPAPQNPQVGMVPAAVPAAVPVVSTQIPSTSSSVSATALQSVGGKQLVHILPRPVQPQMNHPLQVTQASSSTPVPPTPQTITVNGQVFALQPVKTSDKPSSQGGQSTLQLVQPTTTEEPTTNVALKSLGALSSLNQSISQGLPLTISSQNNGQSPAAPSSVVQQKQPLAPTSVPGTTLALPARQLQVPGLNPVKSGLVVNAPKPTGKRLRTTLNTKRTTAKRIKPTKKKELSQAQPAVAVSAKPVAAAGESQTVQVTVSQDVQSSTVTVTDIPPTCTSAITTPDCSKAIVNVTSTQNAQIMIVCSSSNESTALSQSYSQSKSPVSATQSDVVFSHSNASSSVAAAVTTVSATSVKPLVGVAVPIEHEPAVVSDNNSAVAKLSVPEVKQATTSSTTGTTQSTATTAVSRQSRTGVSSATASVATATVSAACLTPICTSSITATAPLSLNSQPASVCHSQVIPSNTHNPHSCNKSTSHTTTPALVSTTVALSSPAVTFSASHSSVTIPTTSSELRKRVSTSRAPQQQTDVNMPNRSPCHPAELKPTQTPRGDREAQVERHSTAADKEGLLPVTSDAPSRKDFALSQPVYTNLDDQTVEHPMTSSRQTDSPMSAGPGGGRGFSVASMLPQGHSISASSGSFGTFTFTSEQADMLALAMLEQDSPGRRSGSCSEDNTASANPTTATWDPPKTPPVSNSKERGSTGHQTKVTKPIDTVTVKSGVQVSIRGQNGEVTVSGPSGNRHPQNISYSQSQSHPQVQSQISTQSATVASLSVNNLIRPSSSQQLYPGSPSLAGQQGSVPSPVGTSGHISQPSNNSLSPCSGAGQLNEYTPLKTALMRAQAGVGVSERQVKIISKRQAQEEVMLNTGKRPKPCPPSASAVSRMDVKAADHSQMMTGQLPPTSAAVMTRINPESAGPLFSSNSFMSPGARPTDGHCPPQGPAEQNQPGVLHLPQGHPQHAATQSGQHLGANLYMKQQQQQQEQQRHHLYHLQHHLTQSDPAQRHSLHQRALQQQEQQQQHAQKKRGLVRGSQTGSPAGLQQKPHHLEKSGVQQQPHSHQQQQQTQHQQHAQQQQQQSQQHQQQSHQQSQQHQQQTQHQQSHHQQQTHQQQPQTQHQQHQQQQQQLQQQQSSHSRHQQHLQQQIQQQQQQQQQHFRHQEKSCDAQAAGSRAHHSSHLAQQEHLKPGQDHNAMQRMMSSRTLEQQLISPPSNPVSRSSDMACAPSRQERHRVSNYSAEALIGKSSTSGDQQQRMGLHLQSGRGATQEQPDLRGYLDTSRGKPNIAHNQQNRLPSDHPVSADVQRVSECPPFKAMGGGGGGGGGAAHQLGGFEVQVSRGSDMSSKSVPPSQRGPQGQQQGGFRMGVGPPADARNRGGYSAAHPGSQGVQVGPALSREQDGCHQSFMQSLLSPHLPEQGNHQRVHCCPPVSMEYSCVPGSSSGDIQAKTSSPSVPQTQKTPVMRLGEGNKGHISQVSSNMHGGPGVRAGLPHPPTPHSSSEPGRSSAPSRPPTAVSQHSRNIARDAQPAKLRPGDRARSGALRHSNPFEPEGHLSLPSGGGVLLGRPQSGGEARRSTIVRFMADSAQVPSDNNLVPDQHLAQNFGFPFIPEGGMNPPPPINANSTFIPPVSQPNASRTPSLLPVEPQNTLPSFYPSYSPAAHPSLSSDVTLQYFPNQMFTSPSADKGSAAPLNNRFGSILSPPRPVGFGQASFPLLPDMPPMPIANSSGITPHISNFSLTSLFPEIATGMPTDGSAMPMSPLLSLSNTSSADSGKQPNRPAHNISHILGHDGSSAV is encoded by the exons ATGCCAGAGATGACTGAAACTCAGACACCTGGTCGTAAACCCAA aaagaagaaaaacaaagaatctCACAATGCAG TTGAGAggcacagaaaagagaagattaATGCTGGGATTAACCGCATTGGTAATCTCCTGCCGTGTTCCCAGGCACTTAAACAG AGTAAGAACATGATCTTGGACCAGGCTTTTCGCTACATCAATGAactgaagaaacaaaatgacacaatgcTTCTGGAAGGAGGAGATAAAGTCCAAG CCGAGGAGATTCGTCGGCTGCGGCGTCAGTTGGAAGAGCTGAGGAGGGAGAGTGCTCACTACATCGAGCTCCTTAAAGCCCACGATATTAACCTTCTAGAAGACCCCACTGTTCACTGGAAAGGCAAACAGCGCTGCGCCAAGGTGGCAAAGGTGACCCCCACTCACCAACTCCCAAAGGGTATCATCGTCTATTCCAATGGCAATGTGATGTGCCCAGCAGGGAGTGAGACTAGCCCAGCGAAACAGCCGTCTGAAGCGCTGATTCTTCAGCCACCATCTGATGTCAGTGCTAGGTTAAGGGTTAATGGAGCCGTGCTGCATGTTAATacctcttcctccacccctGCACTCGTCCCTGGGTCAGCTGCTACTCCCACCCAGTCTGCAACAGGCCTAAGAATGGTAGAGCAGTGTGTGGTGGAAACACCAGCTGCAGCCCCCACTCTGCCACCCTCTGTTTCTTACATCACCCTacaaatccctgcagccacCTCAGCCCTGCCTCAGCAACCGCAGCCTGTTGCTCCAGCCCCGACTCTCACCGTAGCAGCCACTTCATCCCCACAGCTCCCCAGTGAAAGCCCTGCCCAGCCCGTGTCCAGTCTCACCACAGTTACCCAGGCTACGACCACATCCAGAGCAGCAGCCTCAGTTGTTTGCTCTTGCGTCACACAGGACACTGCCATGAGGAATGTAAGTTACACTGCTATCCCCAACAGCCAAGCTCTTCTTAGGGCTGGGGCAGCAGGCAGCACACAGACTACCTGGACAACACTGCAAATGGCAGGAAACACAGTGCAGCCAGTCTGCCAGAGTCTCTCTCCCCCTGAGGTCATCAACACCACTCAGACTGTTCAGCAGgtgactgtgtgtccagtggGCACCAAACCTTCCGTTCAGCCCATTCAGATACAGATGCAACCACATGTGCCTGTACAGCAAGCACCCATTACAGCCCACATTCAAGCACAACCCTTTCAGAGACCACCCCAGCTACGGCCAGCAATCCTGAACCAGGcacagcctcagcctcagcctgtCCTAGCCCCCCAACCTCAGTGTGCTGTTCTCCCCCAGGCAGCAATAGTACCCCAGCCAGCTGTGGTGGCCCACCCTGCCATTGTGTCACAGCCCCAGCCTGCTGTACTTCAACCAGCATCGATGGTTCCCCACCCTCAAGCAGCCCTCATTCCACAGCCTCAGCCCGCCCTGGTACCCCAGCAGCAGGCCACCGTGTTGCCCCTCCTTCAGACCATGCAGGTGCTGCAGGTCAACCCAACTGGAGGGACAGCCTCAGCTGTAACAGCCCCACAGAACACTAACAACCCGAGTGTGGTCATCCTGCAGCAGGCTAGTACTTGTCCTACTCAATCAGTTGTAAGGGAGGAAATGACAAATCAGACACCTTGTCAGCATATTGTAATCATCCAGGCACCCAATCAGGCTGCACCTGCCCCTCAGAATCCTCAAGTTGGCATGGTGCCTGCAGCTGTGCCTGCTGCAGTACCTGTTGTGTCCACTCAAATACCCTCAACCAGCAGTTCTGTGTCTGCCACTGCCTTACAGAGTGTTGGAGGAAAGCAGCTGGTGCACATTCTCCCACGCCCTGTTCAGCCTCAAATGAACCATCCCCTTCAGGTCACCCAAGCCTCTTCTTCCACACCGGTTCCTCCGACCCCACAGACTATCACTGTGAATGGCCAGGTGTTTGCCTTGCAGCCTGTGAAGACTTCTGACAAACCCAGCTCCCAGGGTGGCCAGAGCACACTCCAGCTGGTCCAGCCCACCACCACTGAGGAACCAACTACTAATGTGGCCCTCAAGAGTTTAGGAGCACTCAGCAGTCTCAATCAGAGCATCTCTCAGGGCCTTCCACTTACCATTTCTAGCCAGAACAATGGTCAGTCTCCAGCTGCTCCATCATCAGTAGTCCAGCAGAAGCAGCCTCTTGCTCCAACATCTGTCCCTGGAACCACACTTGCTCTACCTGCCCGGCAGCTACAAGTCCCTGGTTTGAATCCAGTCAAATCAGGACTGGTGGTTAATGCACCGAAGCCTACGGGAAAGAGACTTCGCACAACTTTGAATACAAAGAGGACAACAGCTAAAAGGATTAAACCAACCAAGAAAAAAGAGCTCAGTCAAGCACagcctgctgttgctgtttcagCCAAGCCAGTGGCTGCTGCAGGAGAAAGTCAGACAGTTCAAGTTACAGTATCTCAAGATGTGCAGTCGTCAACTGTAACAGTCACAGACATTCCCCCTACCTGTACCTCAGCTATAACAACTCCAGATTGTAGTAAAGCTATAGTAAATGTCACTTCTACACAAAATGCTCAGATAATGATTGTGTGCAGTTCATCTAATGAGTCAACTGCACTTAGTCAGTCCTATTCACAGAGCAAAAGCCCTGTCAGTGCAACTCAGTCTGATGTTGTATTCAGTCATTCTAATGCTAGTAGTAGTGTGGCAGCTGCAGTTACAACTGTCAGTGCCACATCAGTCAAGCCATTAGTTGGTGTAGCTGTTCCCATTGAGCATGAACCAGCTGTAGTTTCTGACAACAACTCAGCTGTAGCCAAACTGTCAGTTCCAGAGGTTAAACAGGCAACCACCAGTTCAACAACTGGCACAACACAGTCAACTGCCACCACTGCTGTTTCTAGACAGAGCAGAACTGGAGTCAGTTCTGCAACTGCCTCAGTTGCAACTGCCACAGTTTCTGCTGCATGTCTGACTCCAATCTGCACCAGCAGTATCACAGCTACTGCACCATTATCTTTAAATTCCCAACCAGCTTCAGTATGTCATTCCCAGGTAATCCCCAGTAATACTCACAATCCTCATTCATGTAATAAATCTACATCCCATACCACCACTCCAGCCTTGGTGTCCACAACTGTGGCGCTCTCATCGCCTGCCGTAACTTTTTCTGCATCTCACAGCTCTGTCACAATCCCTACAACAAGTTCAGAGTTGAGGAAGAGGGTCAGTACCAGTAGAGCGCCACAACAGCAGACTGATGTGAATATGCCCAACCGCTCCCCTTGCCATCCTGCTGAACTCAAACCAACCCAGACCCCTAGAGGAGATCGAGAGGCTCAGGTAGAGAGACactccacagcagcagacaagGAGGGCTTGTTGCCAGTGACTTCTGATGCTCCCTCTAGAAAGGATTTTGCTCTTTCTCAACCGGTGTACACTAATCTTGACGATCAAACTGTGGAGCATCCTATGACCTctagcagacagacagattctCCTATGTCTGCAGGGCCTGGGGGAGGCAGAGGGTTTTCCGTGGCATCCATGCTTCCCCAGGGCCACAGTATTAGCGCGTCATCTGGTTCCTTTGGAACATTTACGTTCACCTCTGAGCAGGCAGATATGCTGGCCTTGGCCATGCTTGAACAGGACAGTCCAGGAAGGCGGAGTGGAAGCTGCTCTGAGGACAACACTGCTTCAGCAAACCCCACCACAGCCACATGGGACCCGCCCAAAACTCCACCTGTGTCTAACAGTAAAGAAAGGGGCTCAACTGGACATCAGACAAAAGTGACTAAACCCATAGATACAGTAACAGTTAAGTCTGGTGTCCAGGTATCTATCAGAGGACAGAATGGGGAGGTGACTGTCAGTGGGCCCAGTGGAAACAGACATCCACAAAACATCTCATACTCCCAGTCTCAGTCTCATCCCCAGGTCCAGTCTCAGATCTCAACCCAGAGCGCCACTGTGGCTAGCCTCAGTGTCAACAACCTTATCAGGCCCAGCTCCAGTCAGCAACTCTACCCTGGCTCCCCGAGTCTCGCTGGCCAGCAGGGCTCAGTTCCCTCACCTGTTGGGACCTCAGGCCACATATCCCAACCCTCAAACAATTCCCTCTCACCCTGCTCAGGTGCAGGACAGCTGAATGAGTACACCCCCTTAAAGACTGCATTAATGAGAGCTCAGGCTGGAGTTGGTGTGAGTGAGCGACAGGTTAAGATCATCTCCAAGCGGCAGGCTCAGGAAGAGGTGATGCTAAACACTGGAAAACGGCCCAAGCCTTGCCCTCCATCTGCTAGCGCTGTTAGCCGTATGGACGTGAAAGCAGCAGACCACAGCCAGATGATGACAGGACAGCTGCCCCCCACATCTGCAGCTGTCATGACAAGGATAAATCCAGAAAGTGCAGGCCCCCTCTTCTCTTCAAATTCTTTCATGAGCCCAGGGGCTCGGCCCACAGATGGCCACTGCCCTCCTCAAGGACCCGCTGAGCAGAACCAGCCAGGTGTGCTTCATCTGCCACAGGGTCATCCACAGCATGCTGCAACTCAGTCTGGCCAGCACCTGGGAGCAAACCTTTacatgaaacagcagcagcagcagcaagagcaACAGAGACACCATCTCTATCATTTGCAACACCACCTGACCCAGTCTGACCCCGCACAGCGCCACTCACTACACCAGAGGGCGcttcagcagcaggagcagcagcagcagcatgcgCAGAAGAAGCGGGGCCTAGTCAGAGGCAGTCAGACTGGTTCACCTGCTGGACTGCAACAGAAGCCGCATCACCTGGAAAAGTCTGGAGTTCAGCAGCAGCCGCACTCgcatcagcagcaacaacagacacagcatcaacagcacgctcagcagcaacagcagcaatcacagcagcatcaacaacaGTCACATCAACAAtcacagcagcatcaacagcaaacacaacaccaaCAGTCTCATCACCAACAGCAGACACATCAACAGCAGCCACAGACGCAGCAtcaacaacaccaacagcagcagcagcagttgcagcagcagcagagctctcACTCCAGACACcagcagcatctgcagcagcagatccagcagcagcagcaacaacaacaacagcactttAGACACCAGGAGAAGAGCTGTGACGCCCAGGCAGCAGGATCCAGGGCCCACCACAGCAGCCACCTGGCTCAGCAGGAACACCTCAAG CCTGGTCAGGACCATAACGCTATGCAGAGGATGATGAGCTCTAGGActctggagcagcagctcaTCTCTCCTCCCAGCAATCCTGTGTCGCGTTCATCTGACATGGCCTGTGCTCCGTCACGTCAGGAACGTCACCGTGTCTCCAATTACTCTGCGGAGGCGCTCATCGGTAAAAGTTCTACCAGTGGTGACCAGCAACAGCGCATGGGTCTCCACCTTCAGTCAGGCCGCGGCGCCACACAGGAGCAACCAGATCTCCGCGGTTACCTGGACACGTCACGAGGGAAGCCAAACATTGCACACAACCAACAGAATCGCCTGCCCTCCGACCATCCCGTGTCTGCCGATGTTCAGCGTGTCTCAGAGTGCCCACCATTCAAGGCcatggggggaggaggaggtggaggaggaggagcagcacaTCAACTCGGTGGTTTTGAGGTTCAGGTGTCTCGTGGGAGTGACATGTCCTCAAAGTCTGTACCACCCTCCCAGAGGGGCCCTCAggggcagcagcagggaggtTTCAGAATGGGTGTTGGCCCTCCAGCAGATGCCAGAAATCGTGGTGGCTACAGTGCAGCTCATCCTGGCTCACAGGGAGTGCAGGTTGGACCGGCACTGTCCCGGGAGCAGGACGGTTGTCACCAGAGCTTCATGCAAAGCCTCCTTTCCCCCCACCTTCCTGAGCAGGGCAACCACCAGCGAGTGCATTGCTGTCCCCCAGTTAGCATGGAGTACAGCTGTGTGCCTGGAAGCTCCTCAGGAGACATACAGGCCAAGACCTCCAGCCCCAGTGTGCCCCAGACACAGAAGACTCCAGTAATGCGACTTGGAGAAGGCAACAAAGGCCATATTTCTCAGGTCAGCAGTAATATGCATGGAGGCCCAGGTGTTCGTGCAGGTCTCCCCCACCCTCCAACcccacacagcagctctgagccAGGCCGCTCCTCAGCACCCTCCAGACCACCCACTGCTGTTAGCCAACACTCTCGCAATATCGCCCGCGACGCTCAGCCTGCCAAGCTGAGACCTGGTGACCGGGCTCGATCGGGTGCTCTGAGACACAGTAACCCCTTTGAGCCCGAGGGCCACCTGTCTCTGCCCTCGGGAGGAGGGGTGCTGCTGGGCAGACCTCAGTCTGGAGGAGAGGCACGGCGCAGCACCATCGTTCGCTTTATGGCGGATAGTGCTCAGGTTCCTAGTGACAACAACCTGGTTCCTGACCAACACTTAGCACAAAACTTTGGTTTCCCCTTTATTCCAGAGGGAGGGATGAATCCTCCACCTCCCATCAATGCTAACTCCACTTTCATCCCTCCAGTCAGCCAGCCCAACGCCTCCCGCACACCATCCCTTCTCCCCGTGGAGCCCCAGAACACGTTACCCTCCTTCTACCCTTCTTATTCTCCAGCTGCTCACCCCAGCCTTTCCAGCGATGTTACCCTCCAGTACTTTCCCAACCAAATGTTTACCAGCCCAAGTGCCGACAAGGGCAGCGCTGCTCCACTCAATAACCGTTTTGGCTCTATTCTCTCCCCGCCTCGCCCTGTGGGTTTTGGCCAGGCCAGCTTCCCTTTGCTTCCGGATATGCCCCCTATGCCCATTGCAAACTCCTCTGGAATCACCCCTCATATATCTAACTTCAGCCTCACCTCGCTGTTTCCTGAGATCGCCACGGGCATGCCCACTGATGGTTCGGCCATGCCAATGTCTCCACTGCTGTCCCTCTCCAACACCTCGTCTGCCGACTCTGGCAAGCAGCCCAATCGTCCTGCCCATAACATCAGCCACATTCTGGGCCACGACGGCAGCTCAGCTGTGTGA
- the naa50 gene encoding N-alpha-acetyltransferase 50 isoform X1 — MKGSRIELGDVTPHNIKQLKRLNQVIFPVSYNDKFYKDVLEVGELAKLAYFNDIAVGAVCCRVDHSQNQKRLYIMTLGCLAPYRRLGIGTKMLNHVLNICEKDGTFDNIYLHVQISNESAIHFYQKFGFEIIETKKNYYKRIEPADAHVLQKSLRSPCAPPTGELQKAE; from the exons ATGAAAGG TAGCCGGATCGAGCTGGGGGATGTTACGCCCCACAACATTAAGCAGCTGAAACGCCTGAACCAGGTCATCTTCCCTGTCAGCTACAATGACAAGTTTTACAAAGATGTATTGGAAGTTGGAGAGCTTGCAAAGCTAG CGTACTTCAATGACATTGCGGTGGgtgctgtgtgctgcagagtGGACCACTCTCAGAACCAGAAGCGACTGTACATCATGACACTCGGCTGTTTAGCTCCCTACCGTAGACTTGGAATTG gCACAAAGATGCTGAACCATGTGCTAAACATCTGTGAGAAGGATGGCACTTTTGACAACATTTACCT TCATGTGCAGATCAGCAATGAGTCAGCCATTCACTTTTACCAGAAGTTTGGCTTTGAGATCATCGAAACAAAAAAGAATTACTACAAGAGGATAGAGCCCGCTGATGCCCATGTGTTGCAGAAGAGTCTGCGCAGCCCATGTGCACCACCCACCGGAGAGCTTCAGAAAGCGGAGTAG
- the naa50 gene encoding N-alpha-acetyltransferase 50 isoform X2 — MKGRIELGDVTPHNIKQLKRLNQVIFPVSYNDKFYKDVLEVGELAKLAYFNDIAVGAVCCRVDHSQNQKRLYIMTLGCLAPYRRLGIGTKMLNHVLNICEKDGTFDNIYLHVQISNESAIHFYQKFGFEIIETKKNYYKRIEPADAHVLQKSLRSPCAPPTGELQKAE; from the exons ATGAAAGG CCGGATCGAGCTGGGGGATGTTACGCCCCACAACATTAAGCAGCTGAAACGCCTGAACCAGGTCATCTTCCCTGTCAGCTACAATGACAAGTTTTACAAAGATGTATTGGAAGTTGGAGAGCTTGCAAAGCTAG CGTACTTCAATGACATTGCGGTGGgtgctgtgtgctgcagagtGGACCACTCTCAGAACCAGAAGCGACTGTACATCATGACACTCGGCTGTTTAGCTCCCTACCGTAGACTTGGAATTG gCACAAAGATGCTGAACCATGTGCTAAACATCTGTGAGAAGGATGGCACTTTTGACAACATTTACCT TCATGTGCAGATCAGCAATGAGTCAGCCATTCACTTTTACCAGAAGTTTGGCTTTGAGATCATCGAAACAAAAAAGAATTACTACAAGAGGATAGAGCCCGCTGATGCCCATGTGTTGCAGAAGAGTCTGCGCAGCCCATGTGCACCACCCACCGGAGAGCTTCAGAAAGCGGAGTAG